From a region of the Thermoplasmata archaeon genome:
- a CDS encoding TFIIB-type zinc ribbon-containing protein has translation MQKKNIEEHVVVCPECGSTHLIRDYERGELICQDCGLVIDDSYIDQGPEWRAFDAEQDDKRARTGAPINYLTHDKGLATEISWSNKDSYGKRIPHRNRAQIYRVRKWHQRIRVSNSAERNLSVALQEMKNITIKMKLPKDVEETAAVIYRKAVFKNLIRGR, from the coding sequence ATGCAGAAAAAAAACATAGAAGAACATGTGGTTGTATGCCCTGAATGTGGATCCACTCATCTGATTCGTGACTATGAACGAGGAGAATTAATATGCCAAGACTGTGGTCTTGTCATTGATGATAGTTACATAGATCAGGGCCCTGAATGGCGTGCTTTTGATGCTGAGCAAGATGATAAACGTGCTCGTACTGGCGCTCCTATAAATTACCTTACTCATGACAAAGGTCTTGCTACAGAGATCTCATGGTCTAACAAAGACTCTTACGGGAAGAGAATACCGCACAGAAACAGAGCCCAAATATACAGGGTTAGAAAATGGCATCAGAGAATAAGAGTCAGCAACTCTGCAGAGCGAAATCTGTCAGTAGCCCTGCAAGAGATGAAAAATATTACGATAAAGATGAAATTACCTAAAGATGTTGAAGAAACTGCTGCTGTAATTTACAGGAAGGCAGTGTTCAAAAATCTAATACGGGGAAGAAG
- a CDS encoding S24/S26 family peptidase, protein MKFDDKIIYTPFFLLRYYFLLFLSIVLTNLLTKIFLPLAVFASFSILIIFFCALLLYNLKYPIAAKKSNTSLIFNTVLDITLFGRVIALYIENKKNFNFKRTFAGMEQTFFDQFLRGFLFSISIYLVYALLSLFLYCQSGIITSGIYTFFPGIHLNPTILTHLSFYIIIHNLIILAGTIAGAIPFYIVSFGLIYYNSGVLISIIVGSLLNGTANMILPYGILELLSIALASGTGITLFSLIYYYFFGTFTSQNEFKKYYSVNIPKVIVGIGISLVLFLFAWDIEYYVLLDASGNMIYPPNWYYLLYVLDFVFSGASIIILFRVYKYGIINPLAFLYYFFPSFLLLFNITAGHSFYWSNSLQVSITAFLVFFSSFTVIFSALGLHEIFTTSSVNKIDSQLFIFRAWGKSMYPTIKDGDVVIVENTTASSRLKIGEILFLRIPMKYAPPVLTGRYVAHRLIGINGQYLVTKGDNEPKPDRKIPIWYWEGIVVAKIMAKVDDTILLENISSDKSIFDIVQSKREQILNVLRKMDAGTDSYFFLKSVKNRAIVSIVIAILFTVFVFLV, encoded by the coding sequence ATGAAATTTGATGATAAAATAATTTACACCCCATTTTTTCTATTGCGGTATTATTTCTTATTATTCCTATCAATTGTGCTCACTAATTTATTAACTAAAATCTTTTTACCATTAGCAGTTTTCGCCTCATTTTCTATATTGATTATATTCTTCTGCGCATTACTGTTATATAACCTTAAATATCCTATAGCAGCTAAGAAAAGTAATACTAGCTTAATATTCAATACTGTCTTGGATATCACTCTCTTTGGAAGAGTTATTGCACTTTATATAGAGAACAAGAAAAATTTCAACTTCAAAAGAACATTTGCGGGTATGGAACAGACCTTTTTTGATCAGTTCTTGAGAGGATTCTTATTTTCCATCTCTATATATCTGGTTTATGCACTTTTATCTTTGTTTTTATACTGTCAATCTGGGATAATTACCAGTGGCATTTATACATTTTTTCCTGGAATTCATCTCAATCCAACCATTCTCACCCACCTATCTTTCTATATCATAATTCATAATCTTATCATATTAGCTGGGACAATAGCGGGTGCCATTCCATTTTATATTGTTAGCTTTGGTTTGATTTACTATAATAGTGGTGTTTTAATTAGCATAATTGTAGGATCACTGCTTAATGGCACTGCTAATATGATCTTGCCTTATGGTATCCTTGAATTATTGTCAATTGCTTTAGCTAGTGGAACTGGAATAACGTTGTTTTCCTTGATTTATTATTATTTTTTTGGAACATTCACTTCACAAAATGAATTCAAGAAGTATTATTCCGTTAACATTCCCAAAGTTATTGTAGGAATTGGCATTTCCTTGGTCTTATTTCTATTTGCTTGGGACATTGAATATTATGTGTTGCTTGATGCTAGCGGAAATATGATATATCCTCCCAATTGGTATTATTTGCTGTATGTACTGGATTTTGTGTTTTCGGGGGCATCCATAATAATATTATTCCGAGTCTACAAATATGGTATTATTAATCCACTGGCATTTTTATATTACTTTTTTCCTTCCTTTCTTTTGCTTTTCAACATAACGGCAGGGCACTCTTTTTATTGGTCTAATTCGTTACAAGTGTCAATTACTGCATTCTTAGTTTTCTTTTCTTCCTTTACTGTGATTTTTTCTGCACTCGGGTTGCACGAGATATTTACAACTTCTTCCGTAAATAAAATTGATTCGCAATTATTTATTTTTAGGGCATGGGGTAAGAGCATGTACCCAACCATTAAGGATGGTGATGTGGTTATAGTAGAGAATACTACAGCATCTTCAAGATTGAAAATTGGCGAAATTTTATTTTTACGAATTCCTATGAAATACGCTCCGCCAGTACTAACTGGTAGATACGTAGCTCATAGACTTATTGGTATAAATGGCCAATATCTGGTGACAAAAGGTGATAACGAGCCGAAACCGGATAGAAAAATTCCCATTTGGTACTGGGAGGGAATTGTAGTTGCAAAGATTATGGCAAAGGTAGATGATACAATTTTGCTTGAGAACATTAGTTCCGATAAATCTATCTTTGATATTGTCCAATCAAAACGGGAGCAAATTTTGAATGTGTTGAGAAAAATGGATGCAGGCACTGATAGTTACTTTTTTCTCAAAAGCGTTAAAAACCGTGCTATTGTTTCGATTGTAATTGCTATATTATTTACGGTTTTTGTTTTTTTGGTATAG
- a CDS encoding MFS transporter: MDKNILIIIAGRVPLSFSYGFLNVLLSLYLLSIGYNYLAIGIIIGVAIIISALLSFFIAMLADHYGRKFVLIILFILFFLSSILFLQTKNIYSLALLSGIGGFTGSGGGPIGSGGPFGAIQTAMITEFTDRKSFSSVLSIASALGMLASVVGAFFIEVFELLSINVYLLFYVASIFGLVGGIITFAVKDNKMRSKHLLPHLSWKNIIKLTIPTMPGGIGSGLITPIFSMWFHIKFNLTSGQIGLIFGAANLFTIFMMLLLPKITSKESELKTIISTRVIGSFALILIAITPFLWLSIILFMLRNGFQMGAVPIRQSFAMGIVDDTERATTSGATSMARTGFSSISPPLSGSIIASSLAYPPLFGGVISLFDPIFYYILFKRYWK, encoded by the coding sequence ATGGACAAGAATATACTGATTATAATAGCGGGTAGAGTTCCGCTGAGCTTTAGCTACGGCTTCCTTAACGTACTGCTTAGCCTTTACCTCTTATCAATTGGGTATAATTATTTAGCTATAGGTATCATTATTGGAGTTGCAATAATAATCAGTGCTTTGCTTTCGTTCTTTATTGCCATGCTGGCAGACCACTATGGCAGAAAATTCGTACTAATTATTCTTTTCATTTTATTCTTTCTCTCCTCAATCCTGTTTTTACAGACTAAAAATATATACTCACTTGCATTGTTGTCTGGCATTGGTGGATTCACTGGATCTGGTGGTGGTCCTATAGGGTCTGGTGGCCCTTTTGGCGCAATTCAAACTGCCATGATTACGGAATTTACAGACCGCAAAAGTTTTTCCAGCGTATTGTCTATAGCATCCGCTTTAGGCATGCTTGCAAGCGTTGTAGGTGCATTCTTTATAGAAGTATTTGAATTATTGTCAATAAACGTATACCTGCTTTTTTATGTAGCTTCAATATTTGGGCTGGTAGGTGGGATAATAACGTTTGCAGTTAAAGACAACAAGATGAGAAGCAAACACTTACTGCCTCACCTATCCTGGAAAAACATAATAAAGCTCACTATACCAACAATGCCCGGGGGGATTGGCAGTGGATTGATTACGCCTATTTTTTCAATGTGGTTTCATATTAAATTCAATCTAACAAGTGGGCAGATTGGATTGATTTTCGGCGCTGCAAATCTCTTTACAATATTTATGATGTTGCTATTGCCAAAGATCACTTCGAAAGAATCAGAGTTGAAAACTATAATCAGTACTAGAGTAATTGGTTCTTTTGCGCTCATACTGATAGCAATCACTCCTTTCTTATGGCTCTCAATAATACTTTTCATGCTCAGAAACGGGTTTCAGATGGGTGCTGTTCCAATAAGGCAATCTTTTGCGATGGGCATAGTTGATGATACAGAGAGAGCAACAACTTCTGGTGCAACATCGATGGCAAGAACTGGTTTTTCTTCAATATCTCCTCCCTTGTCAGGATCTATAATAGCCTCGAGTTTAGCATATCCTCCATTATTTGGAGGTGTTATATCACTTTTCGACCCCATTTTTTATTATATTTTATTTAAAAGGTATTGGAAATGA
- a CDS encoding (Fe-S)-binding protein gives MTTLVSLLGEEAGKCINCGFCESVCPTLPSSDYRAIYGARGRVALGKKVFDDILKNKKTALSISDSFYSCLDCYACFQVCPAGVNAGKVSSIMRQLITSQQFTVVNQEKSVAKMIVSATLKYNSPIALKSDVLWTKDISFNYESDTLLYTGTMYQLMPNSKALSSLKQKFGDSMTEIFAKFIVKMPSLLKLSAGIYDRKLRDKMDSYLHDIALLLTEAGIQFTYLGSEEPYPGTFLHDLGYVKEFKQYALKVTELFRSHKIKKIITVDPHTYELLKYVYPEYVQDFDFEVYHYLDFIKNLNFEKDDSHITYHEPCHFVLRNVEYNVPKEILKNIGNLKMPARNGKSNMCCGGPDEMIYSSLSESVSNARFLELKGTEAKKIITACPICYINLAKDESVIDIAGYLKERLKSVENEAFDR, from the coding sequence ATGACCACGCTTGTTAGCTTGCTCGGAGAAGAAGCGGGCAAGTGTATTAATTGTGGTTTCTGTGAAAGTGTTTGCCCGACACTGCCATCTTCTGATTATAGGGCTATATATGGTGCTAGGGGTAGAGTAGCACTAGGGAAGAAAGTCTTTGATGATATCTTGAAAAATAAAAAAACAGCATTGTCTATCTCTGATTCTTTTTATTCGTGCTTAGACTGTTATGCCTGCTTTCAAGTATGCCCTGCAGGTGTTAATGCAGGAAAAGTGAGCAGTATAATGAGGCAGCTCATTACTTCTCAGCAATTTACTGTAGTCAATCAGGAAAAAAGCGTGGCAAAGATGATCGTATCTGCTACCTTAAAATATAACAGTCCTATAGCTTTAAAATCTGATGTTTTATGGACCAAAGATATATCTTTCAATTATGAATCTGATACCTTGCTTTACACGGGAACGATGTACCAACTAATGCCGAACAGCAAGGCTCTTTCATCTCTAAAACAGAAATTTGGAGATTCCATGACTGAAATATTTGCAAAGTTTATCGTTAAAATGCCATCACTTTTAAAGCTATCAGCAGGCATTTATGACAGAAAACTGAGAGATAAAATGGACTCTTATTTGCATGATATTGCATTACTGTTAACAGAGGCAGGAATACAGTTTACGTATCTTGGCTCTGAAGAGCCTTATCCAGGCACATTTTTGCATGATCTTGGATATGTTAAAGAATTTAAACAGTATGCATTAAAAGTAACTGAGCTTTTTAGATCCCACAAGATTAAAAAGATCATAACTGTTGACCCACATACCTACGAGCTTTTAAAATACGTTTATCCTGAATATGTTCAGGATTTTGATTTTGAAGTATATCACTATCTGGATTTTATAAAAAATTTAAATTTTGAAAAAGATGATTCTCATATCACATATCATGAGCCATGTCATTTCGTGCTTCGAAATGTTGAATATAACGTTCCAAAAGAAATACTGAAAAATATAGGTAATTTAAAGATGCCTGCAAGAAACGGAAAAAGCAATATGTGCTGTGGCGGCCCTGACGAGATGATCTACTCCTCCCTTTCAGAATCAGTGTCTAATGCAAGATTTTTAGAATTAAAAGGTACTGAGGCCAAAAAAATAATCACTGCATGCCCGATCTGCTATATCAATCTTGCAAAGGATGAGTCTGTAATAGACATTGCTGGATATCTCAAAGAAAGATTAAAAAGTGTTGAAAATGAAGCTTTTGATAGATGA
- a CDS encoding MFS transporter, which translates to YLLRSGYSAFFVGIVVTVAILSSVFYNILISKYADSFGRGRSLILLSFMMALSGIIFALNINNYFIMIAAFIGAISVTGTETGPFLSIEQAALTKFASAEKRTLMYSTYNFIGYTAMAAGSLFSGLPGFLNNFNLYYLLFYVYATIALILALIYYLLGSKLELDNKKDIQKPITPETKKIIIKLSALFSMDAFGGGFVLQSLLALWFYSRWGLHLSSLSVLFFVSGIITALSLFLAARIAKKIGLLNTMVFTHIPSSIFLILIPFSPTAIGSVIFLFARQSLSQMDVPTRQSYMMAIVKPEERTAVAGLTNIPRSIAQASSPALSSFMIQVVQYSIPFVAGGSIKILYDILIFFTFRKIKPPEEK; encoded by the coding sequence CTATCTTTTAAGATCTGGATACTCTGCATTTTTTGTGGGCATTGTGGTTACAGTTGCTATATTAAGCAGTGTGTTTTACAATATTCTAATAAGTAAATATGCTGACTCTTTCGGTAGAGGCAGAAGCCTTATACTGCTCTCTTTCATGATGGCTTTATCAGGTATAATATTTGCGTTAAATATAAACAACTATTTTATAATGATTGCCGCTTTTATAGGTGCGATCAGTGTTACAGGCACTGAAACTGGACCATTCTTGAGCATTGAACAGGCAGCATTGACCAAGTTTGCAAGCGCTGAAAAAAGAACTTTGATGTACAGCACTTACAACTTTATAGGATACACTGCCATGGCTGCTGGATCTTTGTTCAGTGGCCTGCCGGGGTTCTTAAATAACTTTAATTTGTATTATCTGCTCTTCTATGTTTATGCTACAATAGCATTGATTCTAGCGTTGATCTATTACCTTCTGGGCTCAAAATTGGAGCTGGATAACAAAAAAGATATTCAAAAACCTATAACTCCAGAAACAAAAAAGATCATTATCAAATTGTCTGCACTTTTTTCAATGGATGCTTTTGGCGGTGGTTTTGTCTTACAGAGTTTACTGGCGCTATGGTTTTATTCAAGATGGGGTCTACACCTTAGCTCTCTTTCAGTGCTGTTTTTCGTATCTGGAATAATAACAGCGCTCTCTCTATTCTTAGCCGCTAGAATAGCTAAAAAAATAGGACTGTTGAACACTATGGTGTTCACCCATATCCCATCATCGATATTTTTAATATTAATACCTTTCTCCCCCACAGCAATAGGATCTGTAATATTTTTATTTGCCCGTCAATCACTGTCACAGATGGATGTACCCACTAGACAATCCTACATGATGGCGATTGTAAAACCTGAAGAGAGAACTGCTGTTGCTGGGTTGACAAATATTCCAAGATCGATAGCTCAAGCTTCGAGCCCGGCACTGTCCAGTTTCATGATCCAGGTTGTTCAGTACTCTATCCCGTTTGTCGCTGGCGGATCTATAAAAATTTTATATGATATCCTGATATTTTTTACGTTTCGGAAAATCAAGCCTCCGGAAGAAAAATAA
- a CDS encoding Lrp/AsnC family transcriptional regulator: MIVISYYQAKNMKEKTDNEKIDKTDMDIIRILKDDSKKPLEEMSKALGLSKSTIYYRINRLIKRGIIKKFSIVLDNKKLGYDISALCCINIKFKQASIEDIANKLAAINGIESVYSTLGEMDFFVTIVAKSKDELKDTIEKINNLEEIERTSTFFILNKLKEEQINI, from the coding sequence ATGATTGTAATATCCTATTATCAAGCGAAGAACATGAAAGAAAAAACTGATAATGAAAAAATAGACAAGACAGATATGGATATAATCCGCATATTAAAAGACGATTCTAAAAAACCATTAGAGGAAATGAGCAAGGCATTGGGACTTTCAAAATCCACGATATATTACAGAATCAATAGATTAATAAAAAGGGGAATAATCAAAAAATTTTCAATAGTTCTGGACAACAAGAAACTTGGCTATGACATCTCTGCATTATGCTGTATTAACATAAAGTTCAAGCAAGCATCAATAGAAGATATTGCCAATAAATTAGCTGCAATAAATGGTATTGAATCTGTTTACTCTACATTAGGAGAGATGGATTTTTTCGTAACTATTGTCGCAAAAAGTAAAGATGAGCTTAAAGATACGATAGAGAAGATAAATAATCTTGAAGAAATTGAAAGAACAAGCACATTCTTTATATTGAACAAATTAAAAGAGGAACAGATAAATATTTAA
- a CDS encoding rRNA adenine N-6-methyltransferase family protein, translating into MIHGNRKHGARMRDSAYNIDEIVAFLGINRGDKVLDLGAGDGFFSKEFKKITDNVTALDIDDEYFNELEKLGIKTIKEDICNYDEDHYDLIFIANVYHGIRNMCKEKLLENLNTMAKKYVAVVDFNPERTMFGPPSSIRISKEKIIEEFQQHGFKLVKEKDLKYHYLLIFDRNHA; encoded by the coding sequence ATGATTCATGGAAACAGAAAGCACGGAGCAAGAATGAGAGATTCGGCATATAATATAGATGAGATTGTAGCATTTCTTGGGATAAACCGAGGAGATAAGGTATTGGATCTTGGTGCAGGAGATGGGTTTTTTTCCAAAGAATTTAAAAAGATCACAGACAATGTTACTGCACTGGACATAGATGATGAATATTTTAATGAACTTGAAAAATTGGGAATAAAAACTATAAAAGAGGATATTTGCAACTATGATGAAGACCATTACGACCTGATATTTATAGCAAATGTTTATCATGGTATAAGAAACATGTGCAAAGAAAAACTTCTTGAAAATCTTAATACAATGGCGAAGAAATATGTTGCGGTTGTTGACTTCAATCCTGAAAGAACTATGTTTGGACCTCCAAGCAGCATAAGAATATCAAAAGAGAAAATTATAGAAGAGTTTCAACAACATGGTTTTAAATTGGTAAAAGAAAAAGATCTAAAATATCATTATCTTCTTATATTCGATAGAAATCATGCTTGA
- a CDS encoding AAA family ATPase yields the protein MKQKVALARTLIHDPEVLLLDEPTANLDPEAVKAIRDIILDLKKENSTILLNTHNLDEAQCICNRIGVLKTKLIATDTPQNLERALSGRQTVILLEEVTDKILSAVKAANPKNVEKDGNRLIIEINNPEKETPTMTNAIVSVGKKIKFVPWD from the coding sequence ATGAAACAAAAGGTCGCTCTTGCGAGAACATTGATTCATGATCCAGAAGTGCTTTTACTGGACGAACCCACTGCAAACCTTGATCCTGAGGCTGTCAAGGCCATCCGAGATATTATACTTGATCTCAAGAAAGAAAATAGTACAATTCTTCTTAACACGCATAATCTGGATGAAGCTCAGTGTATATGTAATAGAATTGGAGTATTAAAAACAAAGCTGATAGCGACTGATACACCGCAGAATCTTGAGCGAGCTTTATCTGGAAGGCAGACCGTCATTCTGCTAGAAGAGGTAACTGATAAGATACTAAGTGCAGTAAAAGCAGCAAATCCTAAGAATGTTGAAAAAGACGGAAACAGATTAATAATTGAGATTAACAATCCTGAGAAAGAGACGCCTACTATGACAAACGCAATTGTTTCTGTGGGGAAAAAGATCAAATTTGTGCCATGGGATTAG
- a CDS encoding NAD+ synthase, with protein MINIEISLSMIEIILPSYAYETILTFISDFANNKKVVVGLSGGIDSAVVAALCSRAIGSKSVLGVYMPDSNSKDYSDVKLLKDLLGIELKTINIDEILDTYEKLIGKLDKFVSGNLKTRIRMSILYSLANKENRLVAGTSNKSEILTGYFTKFGDGAADFYPIADLYKTQVREMAKNLDIPESIIDKIPTAGLWKGQTDEKELGIEYKDLDIILYEFELGHNAEEIADLTGYDIEKIKNVEERIQNSKHKRIIFYVPKVGIRTVGIDWRE; from the coding sequence ATGATTAATATTGAGATATCTTTAAGCATGATTGAGATTATTCTGCCATCATATGCATATGAGACAATATTAACGTTCATAAGTGACTTTGCAAATAATAAGAAAGTAGTTGTGGGATTAAGTGGTGGGATTGACAGTGCTGTTGTAGCTGCTCTTTGCAGTAGGGCAATAGGATCCAAGTCAGTACTTGGAGTATATATGCCTGATTCAAACTCAAAAGATTATAGTGACGTGAAATTGCTGAAAGATCTCTTGGGCATTGAACTAAAGACTATTAACATCGATGAAATACTTGATACTTATGAAAAATTGATTGGTAAACTAGATAAATTTGTTTCTGGAAACCTGAAAACAAGAATTCGTATGAGCATATTATATTCATTAGCAAACAAAGAAAATAGATTGGTGGCGGGCACAAGCAACAAAAGTGAGATTTTAACGGGTTATTTTACAAAATTTGGAGATGGTGCTGCAGATTTTTATCCTATTGCGGATCTTTATAAAACTCAGGTAAGAGAAATGGCAAAAAACTTGGATATTCCAGAATCTATAATAGATAAAATACCTACTGCAGGATTATGGAAAGGTCAGACTGACGAAAAAGAGCTTGGAATAGAGTATAAAGATCTGGATATTATACTTTATGAATTTGAACTGGGCCACAATGCAGAAGAAATTGCTGATCTTACAGGATATGATATAGAAAAAATAAAGAATGTAGAAGAGAGAATTCAAAACTCAAAGCACAAAAGAATAATATTTTATGTACCAAAAGTAGGGATAAGAACGGTAGGAATAGATTGGAGAGAATAA
- a CDS encoding NfeD family protein, with the protein MMENKKNKIGLFSLLRWSPGSIVLFLIMTIINIFIIVEYIRYRFISLAVILIFSIGIEIFYIIIRRAEIITPSEPINKNYENAVGIAMTDIYPKKSGVIKINNETWSAYSEDTIKKNEKVIVIKKDGLYMIVKRLVKR; encoded by the coding sequence ATGATGGAAAATAAAAAAAATAAAATAGGATTATTTTCTTTGCTGCGATGGAGCCCCGGCAGTATCGTCCTTTTTCTCATAATGACTATAATTAATATATTCATAATAGTTGAATATATTAGATACAGGTTTATTTCACTGGCTGTTATCTTGATATTCTCGATAGGAATCGAGATCTTCTATATTATTATCAGAAGAGCTGAAATAATCACCCCTTCTGAACCAATAAATAAGAACTATGAAAATGCTGTTGGAATTGCAATGACAGATATATATCCAAAAAAAAGCGGAGTTATAAAGATAAATAATGAAACATGGTCTGCATATTCAGAGGATACTATTAAAAAAAATGAAAAAGTAATTGTTATAAAAAAAGATGGGCTCTATATGATTGTAAAAAGATTGGTAAAAAGATAA
- a CDS encoding FAD-binding oxidoreductase — protein sequence MDIISSLKTIVGSHVLYSKEDLIPYQNDASVFEGISPKAVVLPKSTEEVSKILKFCYENNIEVVTRGGGTSLTGSSILISEGIMISMERFDKILDTKIEDRYVIVESGVRIDNLNEHLAQYNHFYPPDPASSIAATVGGTIATNAGGLRAAMYGATKEWVLGLEVVLPTGKIVQFGGKTLKRSLGYDLTAMMIGSEGTLGIITKAILKIVPIPERTGRILTYFREIETAGQAISELKKNSITPLIAEFMDRYSMNSITKVKNMSFPEAANYMLIIDIASTKESISGKLEEASKILGQFNPIDIKITTDPVEMDKIYQARKGLYSSQLQVRDNVDESVIIGDIVVPTSELPQTLKELNEKIRDYGMKVVLFGHIGDGNIHPNIFARMKDPAQFKNVENLMLEFGKIAIRHGGSVSSEHGIGLEKRAMLIEEFKSKDSIENLELMKNIKKIFDPKNLLNRGKIFE from the coding sequence ATGGACATTATTTCAAGCTTAAAAACGATCGTTGGTTCTCATGTCTTATATTCTAAAGAGGATTTGATTCCTTATCAAAATGATGCTTCTGTTTTCGAGGGTATCAGCCCTAAAGCTGTAGTCCTGCCAAAAAGCACAGAAGAAGTATCCAAGATATTGAAGTTCTGTTATGAAAACAATATTGAAGTTGTGACCAGAGGTGGTGGCACATCTCTTACAGGTTCATCAATTCTTATTTCCGAAGGAATCATGATCAGCATGGAGCGATTTGATAAAATATTAGACACAAAAATTGAAGATCGCTATGTCATTGTTGAATCAGGTGTGAGAATTGACAACTTAAATGAGCATCTGGCACAATACAACCATTTTTATCCACCCGATCCAGCCAGCTCAATTGCAGCCACGGTTGGTGGTACAATTGCCACTAATGCTGGAGGTTTGAGAGCGGCAATGTATGGAGCTACGAAAGAGTGGGTTCTTGGCCTTGAGGTAGTACTGCCAACTGGAAAAATAGTGCAGTTTGGTGGCAAGACCCTAAAACGTTCGTTAGGCTATGACCTTACTGCCATGATGATTGGCAGCGAGGGTACTCTTGGGATCATAACTAAAGCGATATTAAAAATAGTGCCGATACCAGAGCGCACGGGCAGAATACTTACTTATTTCAGAGAGATTGAAACTGCGGGGCAAGCAATATCTGAGCTGAAAAAGAACAGTATTACACCTTTGATTGCAGAGTTTATGGATAGATATTCCATGAATTCTATCACCAAGGTAAAAAACATGAGCTTTCCAGAAGCGGCAAACTATATGTTGATCATAGATATTGCATCCACTAAAGAATCGATATCAGGCAAGCTTGAAGAGGCTTCAAAAATTCTTGGGCAGTTTAATCCAATAGACATTAAGATTACTACCGATCCTGTTGAAATGGATAAAATATACCAAGCGAGGAAAGGATTATACTCTTCTCAGCTTCAGGTACGTGATAATGTTGATGAGTCAGTTATCATAGGAGATATTGTGGTTCCAACTTCAGAGCTTCCACAGACTTTGAAGGAACTGAACGAAAAAATTAGAGATTACGGAATGAAAGTAGTGCTATTTGGGCACATTGGCGACGGTAACATCCATCCCAACATATTTGCTAGAATGAAAGATCCCGCGCAGTTTAAAAATGTTGAGAATCTGATGCTGGAATTTGGAAAAATTGCGATCAGGCATGGTGGTAGCGTATCTTCCGAACATGGGATAGGGCTTGAAAAGAGAGCGATGTTGATTGAAGAGTTCAAAAGTAAGGATAGCATAGAGAACCTTGAACTTATGAAAAACATAAAAAAGATCTTTGATCCAAAAAACCTGTTAAACAGGGGGAAAATATTTGAATGA